The Ralstonia sp. RRA DNA segment GCTGGCCTGGCGCTCGCCATGTTGGCCGCCGTGCTGCAGTTTGGCGATCTGTATGGCATCGGTGCCGTTGCTGTGGTGTACGGCCTGGGTCAGATTCTAGAAAACGTCTTCCTTACGCCGCGCCTGATTGGCGAGCGCATTGGCCTGCACCCGTTGGCCGTGATCTTTGCGCTGCTGGCCTTTGGCCACCTGTTCGGATTCTTTGGGGTGCTGCTGGCGTTGCCTGCCAGCGCCATTCTTGCGGCGGCGCTACGGGCGTTGCGTCACCGCTATCTCGCGAGCGCGCTCTATCAAGCCTGATTAACACACCCTCGCCGAGTGCTGCGAGGGCTCATGCAGGGGTTGCGGCGCCGCCGTCCTTGAACATCGGCAACGGCAGTTGCGCGATTCTTTCCGCTTCAACGCGCTTGATGCCCAGTGCCTGGAGCACGAAGACGGCCGCACGTTCGGCCAGGTGCTCCACCCGAACGGCCGCTGCTTGGTGGCCGCGCCCCGGGCGTGCGGCAGCCGTCGCAAAGTGCAACTCGGCCGCAACACCGGCAAGCACGGTGCCAATCACTGAAAGCACGCTTGGCAACGGATCTGCCACGACGAACCGCTTGGCAGCGAGCCCGCGGTGGCTGTCGCGTAGCAGGCGCAAGCCAAGGCTATGTGTCAGGGCGCGGGTAGAGACACCTTCGCGCATCAGCAACCGGCCCCAGACCGGCTCACGCTGCGCCCGCAGCAAGGTGTGACGGACGGAGATTGCAATGATCTCGGCCGGATCCGTCAAGCCATGCGCCGCCCCATCCAGCCGGTCAGCGAAGTCTTCAAACGCCCAGTCGATGAGGGCGGCGAAGAGCCCTTCCTTCGATTCGAAGTGGTTGTAGAACGAGCCGAAGCCCACATCGGCGGCTTCGGTGATCTCGCTGATGGCAACGCGCTCGATGCTTTTTTCAGACAGCAACAACAACGCGGCGTGAAGCAGGCGCGTCCGTGTTTCTTCTTTGCGACGCGTGCCGCGCCGCTGGTGGCGGCCTTCGGCCACGCGATTCATGAGGTTCCGCATAGGGGTCTCGATTGGTGTCTTCAATGGCGATGATAGTGGCTTGCGTCATAGTTGACAATATTATCAGTTATGAGTTTAATGTCGTCCGTGGGGTCGATCGGGGCGAATTGCCCTGAGTTAGGACGCGGTGATGGGGCAAGCACCCGGCGACAAAGGCCAGAGAGCCGTCCGCCATGGCTTGCCAGCTGAATGCAGCACATTTGCCGAGAAGTGGTTCCTGAACGCCGTGGAGACCGGCGACTTGCGTACCCGACATCCGAGTTCCGTTATGCGTTACCCGAGAGCTGATCGCGCAGAAGCGGCGCGGCTCCGGAATGCGCGTGACCCCTTGTTCGTTAGGCCATCACTTGCTTGGAAACATCGTGAAATATCCCGGTCGTCAAGCGCGAACGACAGCGCGCCCCCAACTGTCCGTCGTCGGGCGTTCCAAACGCGCGCCTGTTGTCATTGCCGCCT contains these protein-coding regions:
- a CDS encoding TetR/AcrR family transcriptional regulator, with translation MRNLMNRVAEGRHQRRGTRRKEETRTRLLHAALLLLSEKSIERVAISEITEAADVGFGSFYNHFESKEGLFAALIDWAFEDFADRLDGAAHGLTDPAEIIAISVRHTLLRAQREPVWGRLLMREGVSTRALTHSLGLRLLRDSHRGLAAKRFVVADPLPSVLSVIGTVLAGVAAELHFATAAARPGRGHQAAAVRVEHLAERAAVFVLQALGIKRVEAERIAQLPLPMFKDGGAATPA